GTCAAGTTGTTAAACGTTGAAGCAGAGACTGTCGGTGTATCAGGCACTCCAGGAGCTTCGTTCACATCCCCTACAGTCACCGTAAGCGTATCCCCTGCTGTCAACGCACGATCACCTGTCCCACTCGTCGCCTCAACAATCACAATGTATTCATTATTCTCTGCTGCATTGGATGGATCAGCTACCGCTACATCCTTAGGATCCTCATAGTTTGGAGCCGCCTTGAACGTCAATACACCACTTTGTTCAGTAAGCGCAAACTGCTCTCCATCTGCTGCATCAACAATCTCATACCCTGTAATACTATCATCGGCATCGGCATCACTCGCAGTGACTGTGACCAGTGCCCCCGTGCTGTTCTCTGCCACACTGATTGGAGAAATAGTGGCGATGACTGGCGCCACATTCGCTCTTGTTGTCCCACTCACCGAAGAAGACCAGTCACCGGTGCCTTCATCACTTTCTGCTCGCACTTGAATATCATAGCTTGTGTTCTGCTCCAGACTGCCAATCGTATATTCAAGGTCATCACCATTATTACTCGTCCACACTTCCTCAACCACTGTCCAGTTGTCATCTGCCCTATCTGATGCATTGGTCAGAATGTAGCGGATATCATACGCGCTTATATCAGGACCTGTGTTATCAGGCGCACTCCATTGCACCTTTAAGCTATTCACTGTTGCCTCTGCCACTGTTGGTGCATCAGGCACTCCAGGGGCTTCGTTCACATCCTCCACAGTCACCGTAAGCGTATCTCTACCTGTCAACTCACGACCACCTGTCCCACTCGTCACCTCCACCACCACGATGTATTCATTATTCCCTCCTGCATTGTTGTTCGTCGAATTGGATATATCCTCAAACGCTACATCGGTAGGATCCTCATAGTTTGGAGCCACCTTGAAACTCAACACACCTGCAGCTTGAACAATCTCAAACTGTGATCCATCTGCACCTTCAACAATGTGATACCCTGTGATGTTGTCATCTGCATTGGCATCTGTCGCTGTGACCGTGACAACGTCCGCTGTGCTGTTCTCATTGAATGTAACCGCAGACACACTTGTGAACACGGGTGGTGTATTATGGCCGGTAGTAGCTCGAATCGCTGGAGACCAATTACTTTTTCCGCCCTCAAAGACGGTTCTAACTTGAAACTCATAAGTCGTCGATCTCCCCAGGCCGACGACTGTATAAGACATATCAGATCTGGTAAAATTGACGGGTATAATGGTATTATAGTCCTCATCAACCTTTCTATATTGGATCTCATAGCCAATAATAACATAATCATTCGCAGGTGGTGCTCTCCAGGTGATCTCAACAAAAACAGTCCCAATTGGTTTCACTCTTGCGAAGATAGGTTTATCCGGCGTGAGTGGATGTATAATATTTATAGTAACTTCAGCAGTAGCAACACCACCATTACTGTCATCTACAACGACGGTGAACGTGTAAACCTCTTTATTGAACACCGCACCTGCTTTCGTCTTAATATGACCGAACCAATTAACCGTAAAATTGGAAGCATCATCACCCATTAAAGAATAATTCAACTTGTCATCATTGGGATCATAGGCTCTTACAGGCGGATCAATTTCCAGTATGATAGACGGGTCTAAAGTAGATGGGTCTAAAGTAAGAGAGAGAACAACAGAATTTTTGGGAAACACCGGTGGCATATCCATATCTGTCACCGGCTCAACAGAGATATGAAAATAGGACATATAATACTGTTCGCCATCAACCACATCTATTTCTATCTTGAAAACGCCCATCTTCTCCGGGGTTCCTACGACCGTCATCATGGTCTTACCCGTCGTAGAATCATAGTGAAAGTCATCCATACGTATGCCGCGTGGAAAATTTGCAATACCCATCTGATCATAATGTGGCGTGCCACCAGATACAGTAACAAGGACATCTGGCATGGCAGTACCAAATGCAAATTTTAGAGTATCGGAGAGTGTTAAAATTCTACCAGACTCTTTTATGGCTATTTCTATGTGAACAGAAGACTCACCGTCAACTGCACCAGTTTGTTGATTTTTTACTAACTCTTGCCCTGATACGATATTTTTATCTCCCAAAACCTTCACAGGATGCGCTGAGATAGCGGTCGGCGTATGATTCACCACTTTGCCATAGTTTTGCGCGAAAATTAGAAAATCGGCAAAATCAACTGTCTCATTGCCATTGATGTCGTATTTTGCATTGTATTTTTCATCTTCATCCTGTGTCCCAAAGTGGTTGACAAACGCCCGAAAGTCATGTGAATCGACAATCCCATTTCTATCAAAATCTAAAGAAGATACGATCGCAGTTTGCAATTCTACATTTAGTATTTCACTGTCAACCTGTCCATTCCTGTCAGGTTCAGCACGCACCAACCGAATCAAAAAAAGAGGCCATGAGAAAATCAACAGAGTGATGAGTATGAGTGCAAAAATCAAGGCAGGTACTGAACACCTGTTAAGCAGCTTTGACATATTACACCTCCTAAAGATATACATCATCCTATCTGAAGTGATGCAATATGTGTGCCAACATGTCTTTTTCTAAATCATTTTATACATAAAGTATTATTTTTATTTGAGATAAAAATTTAAAAACAAAAAAGAGCCAGACCGATTTTTATGCCATTAGACGATATATAGTCCAATGATATAATCAGACTGACTCGTAATTTTAGGTAATTTTACTTATTATCAAAGCTTTAAGACAAATGGATTAAATATAGTCCCTGGACTATATTTAGTCTTTATTATAGACATTTTTTACCTGTTTAGACCGATTTCATGTCTTTTAAGACGGCATAGCATCCAAAAATAATCAAACTAATCCTTACAAACCAGGACGTTCAATACCCAACTTTTTCATTTTGCTGTACAGAGTAGAAGGCGGTAATCCCAGCAGAATCGCCGCACCCTTTGCTCCTTTTACCCGCCAGTTGGTGTCTTGAAGCACTTCAATGAGGTATCGGCGTTCAAATTCCTCCAAAGGCACGACTTTGGGATCTTGAGAAACTGGCGACGCATTATCTTCATTGTCAGGAGCTATATGAGAACCATATAGTCCGAGATCTCGCACTTCAATTTGAGAACCGCGGCACACGATAACCGCTCGTTGTATGATATGCTCCAGTTCCCGCACATTTCCCGGCCAATAGTAGGTTTGCAATCCCTCTATAACATCTGGCGTCAAGGCACCGACTTGCTTTCCCAGATGTGTAGCTATGCGAGTCTTGAAAAATTCGGCCAGACGCGGTATATCCTCCTTGCGCTCGCGCAGGGGGGGGAGAATAATTGGAAAAACCTGGAAACGATAATAGAGATCCTCTCGGAAAGTACCTGCACTGACCATCTCCTGCAGGTCGCGATTGGTCGCTGCCACAATCCGAGCCTGCACCCTCAGTATCTCGTTACCCCCAACGCGCTCAAAAGTACGCTCTTCCAGCAAACGCAACATCCTGGTCTGCGTTTTCGGAGCCATATCACCAATCTCATCCAAAAAGAGTGTGCCGCCCTTAGCCAGTTCCACCTTGCCCAGCTTGCGAGACACTGCGCTGGTAAACGCCCCCTTCTCATGACCAAAAAGTTCACTATCGATCAGCGTTTCAGGCAATGCACCGCAGTTGACCTGGATAAAAGGACCATCGCTATGGGGACTCAGCGCGTGTAACACCCGTGCAGCCAATCCCTTACCCACACCTGTCTCACCCAGAATCAGCATAGTTATATCAGTGGATGCCACCTCCATGAGTTTGATTTGAAACTGGTGCATAGCTTTGCTCTGCCCGATAAACTCTTTGCCAACACCATCTGTGCTGTTGAGCGCGGAGGTCAGCGCGCTGATGCGCGGATCCATCTCTACTACAAGTTGCACCTGCGTCATCTCTGAGTAATTGAGGTCGCGATCTACAGCCCTGACCTGAAAGGTGTAGTCTCCCGGTGGCAGGTCCCGGTAATAGACCCGCATCTCTCGGATCGCTGGCTGCCAGTCGTGGTCATAGCCCTTCAAACGATAGACATAGAGCAAGTCGCGGGGATGAGTGGAAAAACTCAGGCCTTTATACTCGAAAATCACACTCTGCTCTGTCGTAGATAGGACTCTTTCCTCTAAGTTCTCATAGACCTTATCCGCGACGACCTGGAGCAGGCGAACCGTGGGGGGCGTCTGTCGTGGGCGGTAGCGTATTATGGCCTCCCCGGCAGTGCCGAACCAGAAATTCCCGTCGTGATCTTCAAGTATTTGAAGAACCGATCCTATATGCGGTGACTTGATGGTCTGAAAAAGCTGACCATCGTAGTGAGCTACACCCCCGTCCATGCTGAGCCAGAGATGTCCTCGCGAATCCTCAAATAAGCAATGGATGCGGTTGCACGGCAAGCCATCTTCGGTGGTAAAGTTGCGAAAAACAACACCATCAAAGCAACTGAGACCTCTTTGAGTGGCAATCCACAAATTGCCGTGTCGGTCTTCTAATAAGTCGGTAATCTGGTTATCTAACAACCCATCTGCAACAGTATAAAAAGAAATACCGTCTTCTATGTGCCACCGCCCGATACCCTTGCCACTGCCGAAGGGATTGTAGGTGCTCACACTAAACCAGAATTCACGGTCGCGCCTGGCGACCAGAGCACTAATGTAGTTGAATTGCTCTTCTTTCTTCTCAAAAACGGTTTGGCACTGCCCATCCCGGTAGTAAACGATCTGCAGTGGTCTGGCAAACATCTCTTCTGTTTTTTTTCTAAGACCATTTTCCCACTGTCCAAAAATAAGTTGTCCATCCCGGCCCTCGGCGATTGCGCTGACACCCACTTCACCAGTACCTACGGCAATGTCCATTTTTTGAAAGGCCTGCCCATCGTAGCGGAACAGACCGTTATCCCCTCCAAACCACAGGTGTCCATCGAGGTCCTCGTAGATGGCGGAACAACTATTGAGATCAAGACCTTGTTCTGCTCCAATAAATTCAAAGTGCTCGCCATCGAAGCGCGCCAGGCTTTTGGTTGCGGGGCCCAGAAAAGGCTCGGAAAATCCGATCCATATATCTCCCTGTCGATCCTGCAACATCCGTGATATTCTACTATCATCTTTGGGAAAATTCGTACCAAAATCGAAAATACTGATACTATACGCATCGTATAGTCCTAAACCGCCGCCCCATGTGGCGAACCAGAACTGATACTCGCGATCCTGAAATACGGCGTTGACAACGGGATGGGGCAGGCCATCGACAAGGGTAAACCTGCCGAATCCATCACCATTCCAGTAGAGGACCCCTGTCGAGGTACAGAACCACATCCGACCTTCGCGGTCACACTGAATTTTGCGTAACTCACCACCCAAATTCACCTCAACAGACTGAAAGGTGCCATCGGCATAGCACCACAGTCCATCTCTGCGCTGCGATCGACCAATCCACACCTTGCCAGTATGATCCTTGCCCACAGTATAGCTACTCTGGTCTGGTGGAAAACCCTCTTTCTCGTCGTATCGATAAAAGGATTCTCCATCGAAGCGGATGAGGTAGTCAAAACCAAACCACAGGTGGCCTTCCATATCCTGGGTGATGCCCCAACACTGATTGGTCCACTCAGGAGAAGGCGGCTGCTCATAGTGCTGTAGATAGAGCGGAATCAGGTCGTGGAAAGCTGTGCCCTCGTAATACCCCAGAGTACTGATACCACCAAACCATATACGGCCCTTATTATCTTCGTAGATGAATAACACGGATCGGTCTGCGATCCCATCGTCCTCCAAATGATGGAAATTTATCCCATCGTACCAGCAGACCCCATTCATTGTACCGAACCATAGCCGCTTCTGACTATCCAAATGGATGGCAAAAACTCGATCGCTACACAAACCTTCCTGCTCGGTAAACGTCTCGAACTTGTCCCCATCAAAGCGGCTAACACCACTATCCCAGGTAGCAATCCAGAGGCAACCCTCGCTGTCTTCTGCGATATGTTCGGTGCGCACCCCAGCCAGACCATTGGCAAGGGAATAAGTCCGCCAGGTGCCCTTTCTGTCGAGTGACTCAATCATGCCTAAGAAACCTCATGATACAGGTGAAAGAAAACTCTACCCCTCCCCAAAATATCATGCAACATCCCAACCAAAATATTTATCCAGGCCAGTGAATCATTAACCCTATTACTTTTGACGCTTTACCTCTCCAATGGTTCGGATTCCTAAAGACAATATCAGTTCTGTTTGAAAGGTGCAATATGCGTATCAACGTGAATATCTCGAGGCAATTGTAATCATAAAAGATTATTTTTACTCAAGATATGATTTTTTTTAAAATAAAAAACCAGACTGTACTCCATCTAATAATGGACAATAGACCGTCCATTATTAGTCAATCTGGCTTCTTTGATTCTGTTATATGTAGAGTTTTACAATAAAGGTCTCTATATCGCATTCATTAAGAACGTCTAATACCCAATTTTTTCATTCGGCTGTACAGGGTAGAAGGCGGCAATTCCAGCCGCGCCGCTGCGCCTTCCGTTCCTTTCACCTTCCAGTTGGTAGTCTGGAGCACTTCGAGGAGATAGAGACGTTCAAATTCCTCCAAAGGTACAATTTCGCGGTCTTGAGGATTTGATAAGGGAGTCCAAACCAGATCGAGAGCCGTGCTTTTAATTCGCGAACGATACGCCCCGAGATCTTCCAATGCAATTCGAGAATCCTGGCACACGGTTACAGCTCGCTGTATTGTATGCTCCAATTCCCGCACATTCCCTGGCCAATCGTAGGATTGCAACTCCCCTATAACCTCTGACGCCAAAGGAGCTATTTGCTTGCCTATATGCGCAGCCATCCGATCCTTGAAAAACTCGGCTAACTCTGGTATATCCTCCTTGCGCTCGCGCAGAGGTGGCAAATAGAGCGGAAAAACATAGATGCGATAATACAGGTCCTCGCGAAAAGCACCTGCGCTAACCATCTCCTCAAGATTGCGATTGGTTGATGCTACAATGCGCGTCTGCGCCTTCAGTATCTCACTGCCTCCAACGCGTTCAAACGTGCCCTCTTCCAGCAAGCGCAATAGCCTGGCCTGTGTTTCCAGACTCATATCGCCGATCTCATCTAAAAAGAGCGTACCGCCCCTGGCCAGTTCCACTTTGCCCAGCTTGCGAGAAACTGCGCTGGCAAAAGCCCCTTTCTCATGACCAAAAAGTTCACTATCGATCAGCGTTTCAGGCAGTGCACCGCAGTTGACCTGTATGAAAGGACCTTCGCTATGGGCACTTTGTCCGTGTAATACCCGTGCAGCCAACCCCTTGCCCACACCCGTCTCGCCCAGAATCAGCACAGTCAGATCAGTGGATGCCACCTCCATGAGTTTGGTCTGAAACTGTTGCAATGCCTCGCTCTGACCGATAAACTCGTTGCTCCCCTGGCTGTTGAGTGCCGCTGTCAGAGCTTCAATACGCAAGTCTGGTTCTATTGAGATTTGCACCTGTGCTATCTCTGAGTAATTGAGATCGCGATCTACAGCCCTGACCTGAAAGGTGTAATCACCCGGTGGCAAATCCCGGTAATGCGCCCTCATTTCTCGGGTCGCTGGCTGCCAGTCGGGGTCGTGTCCCTTTAAACGGTAAACATACAGCATATCGATGGAACGGGTAAAAAAACTCAGCCCCTTGTACTCAAAAATCACCTGCTGGTCTGTCGTAGATACGATGCCTTCTTCTATATTCTCCTGGGCCTTATCGGCAATCACCTGAAGCAGGCAAATCCGGGGCGGAGTTTTTTGTTGCCTATAGCGCACCAGAGAATTTTGGACTGTACCGAACCAAAAGGCGCCATCACGATCTTCGAGTATTCGAAGAACAGGTCCTATATGCGGTGAATTGATGGTCTGGAAAAGTTGACCATCGTAGTGAGCCACACCCCCGTCTGTGCCAATCCAGATGTGGCCTCGCTGATCTTCTAACAAGCAGCGGATGCGGTTGCTCGGCAAACCGTCTTCAGTGGTGAAGGTGTGGAAGGTGCTACCATCAAAGCGACTGAGACCGCTTTGGGTAGCAATCCATACGTTCCCATGCAGGTCTTCCAGCAGGTCCTCGACTTTGTCACCTATCAACCCATCTTCAATCCCATAAAATTTGAGCCCATCTTCGGAATGCCAGCGTGCAAAACCCTTATCTTTGTCGAAAAAATTTGGGTAATCAATAAAAAAATAAAACTCGCCATTACGCCCGGCAATCACCGTGCCGATGCGGCCGAAAGGATCTCTCTGTACATTAACCTCAAGAATAGTTTGTAGCTGATCGTCTCGCTGGTAAAAGAGTCTTAATGGGCTACCCCAAAAGTCTCTTTTTCTTGTTATTTTTTCTTTTCCCCAATCGCCAAAAAGAAATCTCCCTTGCGAATCCTGGGCAATTGCACTGATACCTCTTTCGCCTAAACCTGCAGTTGTTTGCATTTTTTTGAGCTTATCTCCATCATAGCGGAACAAGCCATTGCCACCTCCAAACCACAGGTCTCCGGCGGAGTCCGCGTAGATGGCGAAACAGTTGTTGATATCCAAACCATCCTCAGTACCTACGAATTCAAAGTGCTCGCCATCAAAGCGAAAAACGCTTTTCTCCACACGGTTGAGAAAGGGAGCTATATACCCGACCCATATATCTCCTCGCCTGTCTTGCACGATCTGTGAGATCTCAACCATATTGTTGTTTTCTAAAACTGCCGCATTGTGATCAAAAACACTGATACTATGTGCATCGTAAAGCCCGACGCCCCCCCAGGTAGCAAACCAGAACCGATGCTCGCGGTCCTGAAACACAGCTTTGACCGCGGGATGGGGCAAGCCATCGGCAACGGTAAACCTGCTAAACCCATCTCCATCCTGATAGAACACCCCATCTGAGGTGCAAAACCACATCCGCCCTTCCCGATCGCACTGAATTTTGCGCAGGCTGTCACCCAAATCTACCTCAACAGATTGGAAGGTGCCATCGGCATAGTAACAGAGTTTATCCTGGTATCTGCGATGACCGATCCAAACATGGCCGGTAGAGTCCTGCGCCACAGCATAGGCCGTGTTGCCTTTTGGAAAACCATCTTTCTTCTCATAGCGATGAAAGGATGTGCCGTCGAAACGGATGAGATAGTTAAATCCAAACCACATCTGACCTTGTGGATCCTGAGCAATACCCCGACACTGACTGGGCCAGAGAGGAGAAGGCGGCTCCTGATAATGCTGAAGGTAGAGCGGAATCAGGTCGTGAAACACAGTGCCGTCGTAATACCCCAGAGTCCTGTGACCGCCACACCATATACGCCCTTCACGGTCTTCGTAGATGAACTGCACAGCACGACCAGCAATCCCCTCGTCCTCCAAATGGTGGAAATCTGCTCCGTCATACCAGCAGACCCCATTTAGAGTACCAAACCACAATCGCTTCTGACTGTCCTCAAAAACAAAATAAACGCGGTCGCTAATCAGACCATCCTGTCGCGTAAAATTCTGAAATTCGTCCCCGTCGAAGCGACTAACACCGTTGTCCCAGGTGGCGAACCAGAGATTGCCTTTGCTATCCTCGGCAATGTGTTCAATGCGCATCCCGGCCAGGCCATTTGCCATAGAATAAGTTTGCCAGGTACCCGTGCGGTCGAGTGAATTAATCATAAAAAATAGACCTTGTAATATAGGGAGAAGAAAACCGGAAAAATCCAACTCTGTTTTATATCCATCGTCATATCTCCTTTGCCACGCGGCCAACTGCCTCAATCGTCGCATCAATCACATCATCTGTATGCGCTGTCGATAAAAACCACGCGCCCCGCTCCAGTGCGCGCACGCCTTTGTAGTGGAGTGCTTCTGTAAATTTGATGTACTGCTCGCGATCCCCCTGAAGCGAACTCCGATAATCGACAACCGGGGCATCAACGCCAAAACCCACGTGAAAAATCTGTGGGAAACCCGCAATCCGCGCTTGAATATCGGCCTCTTTTAGCGCGCGCGCAATACCTTCCATAAGCCGATTGCCCCGCGCATTGAGCGCGTCAAACGTCTCTTCTTTGCCCAACTCGGTCAGCGTAGCGATCACCGCGGCCATAGAAGCGGGTTGCGCATTATAAGTGCCGCCGTGCATCACACCCGCGACGAGCATATCCATCAAATCGCCTCGCCCTGCCAAACACGAAACCGGAAATCCATTGGCTATCGCCTTGCCAAACGTCGCCAGATCGGGCGTCACTCCAAAGTATTGCTGCGCGCCGCCAGGCGCCACGCGAAAACCCGTGATTACCTCGTCAAAAATGAGCACCGTTCCCGTCTCGGTACACACCTCTCGGACCCCCTCCAAATAGCCTTCAGTGGGAAAGATCGCGCTGGTATTGCACATCGCAGGCTCCATAATAACAGCCGCGACATCCCCGCGTTTTAAACGCGCACGCACAAGCTCCAGATTATTCCAGGGAAGCACCTCAGTGTGCTGGCCTACCAACAGGTCTTGTCCTGCACTGGCGGGAATAGGGATGGGCACATCAACCGGACCATACTGATCGGGCGAGGGCGCGACAGACCACAGAACACTGTCAAACCAGCCGTGATAATGCCCTTCAAATTTGATCACACAAAATCGTCCTGTAGCCGCGCGTGCCAGGCGCAAAGCCGCCTGCACCACTTCGCTACCCGTGCAGTTAAAGCGCACCCGATCCGCACATGGCACCATATCGCAAACCATCCTGGCTGCCTCTTGCTCTACTGCTGTTTGTCCGGCAAAAAGAATGCCCGACTCGAGCTGTTCCCGAACAGCAGACAGCACGGGTTCTGGATTGTGCCCCAAAATCATCGGTCCCATACCCAGATAATAATCGATCAAACAATTGCCATCCACATCGTAGAGATACGGGCCTTCGCCCCGTTCAAAAACCAGAGGTGTGGGAACCATCCCCAGTCGAAAATTGCTATTCACACCACCCGGCAAATAGCGCGCGGCTTCGTCGATCAAACGCCTGGATTTTTCAAAAGATTTCATGTAATCCCCGAATCTTTATAGCGATCCGCTTTTATTCTGTTCATCCTTCAATCCTTTAAATCCCGATCCGAGTTCCATAAATCGCACACGCGAGGAAACATCTTCGAGAAGGGCGCGGTTGGTGGCGATGAGATCGGCGACAATACCGGTGAGAAACATCTGAAATCCAGCGAGCAGAAGAATAGCGGCGAGGATAAGCGATTGAATGTGGAGTTCGCCTTCGTCGGTAAAAAAGAAAAAATAGAGAAATCGGAGACCAATTAACGTGCCAAAAGCGAAAACAACAGCACCAAAAATAGAAAATATGCGAAGTGCTTTGTAGCGCGCGTAAGTCCTTAGACTGATCATGCCCGACTTAAAAACAAATACACCCGGATTTTTGAAAAGGCGCGATTCGCGCGTTTTGGGATTCGTGCGAATGGGCACAGTTTCAACAGCGAGACGGTCCTGACCCGCTTGCACAACATGCTCGGCGGTGTGATCAAAATCCGTGAACATCGACAGATGCAGGACCGCGTCTCGTGAAAAGGCGCGAAAACCACTGGCGACATCGGGCACCTCAATATGGGCGAGGCGACTGATGATGCGACTACCCAAACCCTGTAACCATCGCTTAAAAAAAGAAAAGTAGCCGATACCACCTGTCTGCCGGTCTCCAATCACAATATGGGCGCGCTTTTCGAGAATGGGCTGAACGAGCGCGACAATATCGGGACCGTAGTACTGATTATCGCCATCGGTATTGACAATAATATCGGCACCGAGCTTGAGGCAAGTGTCAAAACCCGCTTTGAACGCGTGACCCAAACCGCGATTTTTGGGAAATCTGACAATATGATCCACACCGAGGTTGCGCGCGACCTCAGACGTGCGATCCGTAGAACCATCGTCAATGACCAGAATCTCGACTTTATCAATACCGGGAACTTCGCGCGGAATATCGTTAACCGTAGCGGGCAGGGTTTCTTCTTCGTTGAGGCAGGGGATCTGGACAATCAGTTTCATTTTTAATCGCCAAAAATAGCAGCCGATGCAGCTTCGGCCTTTTCCATTTTTTCTCTATCGGATAAATCGCCCATCGCTTTATAAAAAATTTCATCGTAATCGCGCGTTTTAATAACCACGGGCATAGGGACCGCATGACCAAAAACAAGAGCTTGCTGTTTGGAATCGAGACTGGCCAGAACACTTCGCAAACCACTGGCATTAGATACCCCTGTGAGCACCCCCTGGATGTCTTTTTCGTCATTGAGCAAAGCCGTGATTTTCGTGCCGAGTTGTGAAAGCACTTCTTCGTCAATACCCGAGGGCCGCTGATCAACCACGAGGAGCGAAACGTAATATTTACGCATTTCTCTGGCAATCGTACCAAAAATGGTTTGTCTTGCGGTCGCGGGATTGAGAAACTTGTGGGCCTCTTCAATGGTGATAACCAGGTGCCGCGGCTGATCTTCGGGATTTTGCGAGGCGTAAAATTTTTCGC
The Gemmatimonadota bacterium genome window above contains:
- a CDS encoding aspartate aminotransferase family protein yields the protein MKSFEKSRRLIDEAARYLPGGVNSNFRLGMVPTPLVFERGEGPYLYDVDGNCLIDYYLGMGPMILGHNPEPVLSAVREQLESGILFAGQTAVEQEAARMVCDMVPCADRVRFNCTGSEVVQAALRLARAATGRFCVIKFEGHYHGWFDSVLWSVAPSPDQYGPVDVPIPIPASAGQDLLVGQHTEVLPWNNLELVRARLKRGDVAAVIMEPAMCNTSAIFPTEGYLEGVREVCTETGTVLIFDEVITGFRVAPGGAQQYFGVTPDLATFGKAIANGFPVSCLAGRGDLMDMLVAGVMHGGTYNAQPASMAAVIATLTELGKEETFDALNARGNRLMEGIARALKEADIQARIAGFPQIFHVGFGVDAPVVDYRSSLQGDREQYIKFTEALHYKGVRALERGAWFLSTAHTDDVIDATIEAVGRVAKEI
- a CDS encoding glycosyltransferase family 2 protein codes for the protein MKLIVQIPCLNEEETLPATVNDIPREVPGIDKVEILVIDDGSTDRTSEVARNLGVDHIVRFPKNRGLGHAFKAGFDTCLKLGADIIVNTDGDNQYYGPDIVALVQPILEKRAHIVIGDRQTGGIGYFSFFKRWLQGLGSRIISRLAHIEVPDVASGFRAFSRDAVLHLSMFTDFDHTAEHVVQAGQDRLAVETVPIRTNPKTRESRLFKNPGVFVFKSGMISLRTYARYKALRIFSIFGAVVFAFGTLIGLRFLYFFFFTDEGELHIQSLILAAILLLAGFQMFLTGIVADLIATNRALLEDVSSRVRFMELGSGFKGLKDEQNKSGSL